The proteins below are encoded in one region of Caulobacter henricii:
- a CDS encoding DUF1223 domain-containing protein, with protein MRKAALSLFCLALSGLAATSAWAAKPPVVVELFTAQGCSSCGKANQLAADLAQRDGVLALTYSVDYWDYLGWKDTFAKPVFADRQRAYVKKFALRDVPTPQMVVGGRVQASGAKAEAVEDLIRTAARAPSNPPDIAFVGKTRAAVGSGPAPRGGGEVWLVRYDPREQDIAVKRGDNKGQTLVHRNVVRELVRLGSWSGRPKLYRLPPVSDPELQTVILVQAAKGGRIIGVRQAVAP; from the coding sequence ATGCGTAAGGCCGCCCTCTCCCTGTTCTGTCTGGCTCTCTCGGGCCTTGCCGCCACCTCCGCCTGGGCCGCCAAGCCCCCGGTGGTCGTCGAGCTGTTCACGGCCCAGGGCTGCTCTTCCTGCGGCAAGGCCAACCAGCTGGCCGCCGATCTCGCCCAGCGTGACGGGGTCCTGGCCCTGACCTATTCGGTCGACTACTGGGACTATCTCGGCTGGAAGGACACCTTCGCCAAGCCGGTCTTCGCCGATCGCCAGCGGGCCTATGTCAAGAAGTTCGCCCTGCGCGACGTGCCCACGCCCCAGATGGTGGTCGGGGGCCGCGTCCAGGCGTCCGGGGCCAAGGCCGAGGCTGTCGAGGACCTGATCCGGACGGCGGCCAGGGCTCCCTCGAATCCGCCGGATATCGCCTTCGTCGGCAAGACCCGGGCGGCGGTGGGATCCGGTCCTGCACCCCGGGGCGGCGGCGAGGTCTGGCTGGTGCGGTATGATCCGCGCGAGCAGGACATTGCCGTCAAGCGTGGCGACAACAAGGGCCAGACCCTGGTCCATCGCAATGTGGTCCGCGAACTGGTCCGGCTGGGCAGCTGGTCCGGGCGGCCCAAGCTCTACCGCCTGCCGCCGGTGAGCGATCCCGAGCTCCAGACCGTCATTCTGGTTCAGGCCGCCAAGGGTGGCCGCATCATTGGCGTGCGCCAGGCCGTCGCGCCCTGA
- the thpR gene encoding RNA 2',3'-cyclic phosphodiesterase, producing the protein MLRLFTAIAVPPEIGEGLLRRQHGIDGARWRPQEAFHITLKFIGDVQEPVAAELDEALAAIEAPAFDLELAGVGHFGEGVEIHAVWAGAGESRDLRGLAKANERAAREVGLKPEARLYTPHVTLAYLKRPAVPEVGAWIQANSLLQSPPFRVESFGLYSSWLGGEGSVYRLEREYALG; encoded by the coding sequence ATGCTGCGCCTGTTCACCGCCATCGCCGTCCCGCCGGAGATCGGCGAGGGTCTGCTGCGTCGCCAACACGGGATCGACGGGGCCCGCTGGCGGCCGCAGGAGGCCTTTCACATCACCCTGAAGTTCATCGGCGATGTGCAGGAGCCGGTCGCCGCCGAGCTCGACGAAGCCCTGGCGGCGATCGAGGCCCCGGCCTTTGATCTGGAACTGGCGGGCGTCGGCCATTTCGGCGAGGGCGTCGAGATCCACGCGGTCTGGGCTGGCGCGGGTGAAAGCCGCGACCTGCGCGGACTGGCCAAGGCTAACGAGCGGGCCGCGCGCGAAGTGGGCCTGAAGCCCGAGGCGCGGCTCTACACCCCGCATGTCACCCTGGCCTATCTGAAGCGCCCCGCAGTCCCCGAGGTCGGCGCCTGGATCCAGGCCAATAGCCTGCTGCAGTCGCCGCCGTTCCGGGTGGAGTCGTTCGGTCTCTATTCCAGCTGGCTGGGCGGCGAGGGCTCGGTCTATCGGCTGGAGCGGGAGTATGCGCTGGGCTGA
- the mdh gene encoding malate dehydrogenase: MARAKIALIGAGMIGGTLAHIAAREELGDIVLFDISEGTPQGKALDIAEASAVFGKDVALKGANDYADIAGADVCIVTAGVPRKPGMSRDDLLGINLKVMKAVGEGIKAHAPNAFVICITNPLDAMVWALQQFSGLPKEKVIGMAGVLDSARFAYFLAEATGVSVEDIHAWTLGGHGDDMVPMVRHSTVGGLPLPELVKQGWLTQEKLDAIVERTRKGGGEIVALLKTGSAFYAPAESAIAMATSYLKDKKRVLPCATFLTGQYGLKDLYVGVPVVIGAGGAERVIEFETNDAEKAMFAASVASVQGLMDVCKTIDPSLV; this comes from the coding sequence ATGGCTCGCGCGAAGATCGCCCTTATCGGCGCCGGCATGATCGGCGGCACCCTGGCTCACATCGCGGCTCGCGAAGAGCTGGGCGACATCGTCCTGTTCGACATCAGCGAAGGCACGCCCCAGGGCAAGGCCCTCGACATCGCCGAAGCCTCGGCCGTGTTCGGCAAGGACGTCGCCCTGAAGGGCGCCAATGACTATGCCGACATCGCCGGTGCCGACGTCTGCATCGTCACCGCCGGTGTGCCGCGCAAGCCGGGCATGAGCCGCGACGACCTGCTTGGCATCAATCTGAAGGTCATGAAGGCCGTCGGCGAGGGCATCAAGGCCCACGCCCCCAACGCCTTCGTCATCTGCATCACCAACCCGCTCGACGCCATGGTCTGGGCCCTGCAGCAGTTCTCGGGCCTGCCCAAGGAAAAGGTCATCGGCATGGCCGGCGTCCTCGACTCGGCCCGCTTCGCCTACTTCCTGGCTGAAGCCACCGGCGTGTCGGTCGAAGACATCCACGCCTGGACCCTGGGCGGCCACGGCGACGACATGGTCCCGATGGTCCGTCACTCGACCGTGGGCGGCCTGCCGCTGCCGGAACTGGTCAAGCAGGGCTGGCTGACCCAGGAAAAGCTGGACGCCATCGTCGAGCGCACCCGCAAGGGCGGCGGCGAGATCGTCGCCCTGCTGAAGACCGGCTCGGCCTTCTATGCCCCGGCTGAATCGGCCATCGCCATGGCCACCAGCTATCTGAAGGACAAGAAGCGCGTCCTGCCCTGCGCCACCTTCCTGACCGGCCAGTATGGCCTGAAGGATCTCTATGTCGGCGTGCCGGTCGTGATCGGTGCCGGCGGCGCGGAACGCGTCATCGAGTTCGAAACCAATGACGCGGAAAAGGCGATGTTCGCCGCTTCCGTCGCCTCGGTTCAGGGCCTGATGGACGTCTGCAAGACCATCGATCCGTCGCTGGTCTAG
- a CDS encoding HIT domain-containing protein — protein sequence MAEFRLDPAFVATAAALGDLPLCHARLQLDARYPWIVLVPRVADASELHHLSAAERVQLMEEIVWASEAVRTIGGAVDVPVDKLNVGALGNITRQLHIHVVGRSPGDPAWPGPVWGHSPAEAYQPDALEAAIAAARESLKIQP from the coding sequence GTGGCTGAGTTCCGGCTCGACCCTGCCTTTGTCGCGACGGCCGCCGCGCTCGGCGACCTGCCCCTGTGCCATGCACGGCTGCAGCTGGACGCGCGGTATCCGTGGATCGTGCTGGTCCCGCGGGTGGCTGACGCCAGCGAGCTGCATCACCTGAGCGCCGCCGAGCGGGTCCAGCTGATGGAGGAGATCGTCTGGGCCAGCGAGGCCGTCCGGACCATCGGCGGCGCGGTCGACGTCCCGGTCGACAAGCTCAATGTCGGGGCTCTGGGCAATATCACCCGGCAATTGCACATCCATGTCGTCGGACGCAGCCCTGGCGATCCGGCCTGGCCGGGGCCGGTCTGGGGTCACAGCCCCGCCGAAGCCTACCAGCCCGATGCCCTCGAAGCGGCGATCGCCGCGGCGCGTGAGAGTCTGAAGATCCAGCCCTGA
- a CDS encoding Bax inhibitor-1/YccA family protein: MNDLNRGYARSIPVDRADMSVDAGLRSFMLGVYNKVALGLVLSGALAYITSSVPAVRDLMFVVQGGRLVGVTPIYMIVAFAPLVLLLVAGFALRNPKPQTAGALYWTIVTLIGASLGSVFLRYTGESVASTFFVTAAAFGGLSLFGYSTKKDLTGFGSFLIMGVFGLVIASIVSIFFKSPALVFAINVLGVLIFSGLIAYDTQRLKMTYYELGGDTAAQSVATNFGALSLYINFVNLFQFLLSLFGNRN; the protein is encoded by the coding sequence ATGAACGACCTCAACCGCGGCTATGCGCGCTCGATCCCGGTGGATCGCGCCGACATGTCGGTTGACGCCGGCCTGCGCAGCTTCATGCTCGGCGTCTATAACAAGGTGGCGCTGGGCCTCGTCCTGTCAGGCGCTCTCGCCTACATCACGTCTTCCGTTCCGGCCGTTCGCGACCTCATGTTCGTGGTCCAGGGCGGTCGCCTGGTTGGCGTGACGCCCATCTACATGATCGTGGCGTTCGCGCCGCTGGTCCTGCTGCTGGTCGCCGGCTTCGCCCTGCGCAACCCCAAGCCCCAGACTGCCGGGGCGCTGTACTGGACCATCGTCACGCTGATCGGCGCGTCGCTGGGCTCGGTGTTCCTGCGTTATACCGGCGAGTCGGTCGCCTCGACCTTCTTCGTCACGGCGGCGGCCTTCGGCGGCCTCAGCCTGTTTGGTTACAGCACCAAGAAGGACCTGACCGGTTTCGGCAGCTTCCTGATCATGGGCGTCTTCGGCCTGGTCATCGCCTCGATCGTCAGCATCTTCTTCAAGAGCCCGGCCCTGGTCTTTGCGATCAACGTCCTGGGCGTGCTGATCTTCTCGGGCCTGATCGCCTATGACACCCAGCGCCTGAAGATGACCTATTACGAACTGGGCGGCGACACCGCGGCCCAGAGCGTGGCCACCAATTTCGGCGCGCTGAGCCTGTACATCAACTTCGTCAACCTCTTCCAGTTCCTGCTGTCGCTGTTTGGCAACCGCAACTAG
- a CDS encoding CBS domain-containing protein, whose protein sequence is MKVSDAMTSQVSTAAPTDSIRHVAQVMAHIDSGVVPVVEGGKVIGLVTDRDIVLRVVAEGQSLDSPISEAMSVGEVLSVREDDVLADATAKMSSHQVRRLVVLNDAGVLSGILSLGDVAKDYGAKQVGKTLEDISAETGAAPH, encoded by the coding sequence ATGAAAGTCAGCGATGCCATGACCAGCCAGGTCTCGACCGCAGCCCCGACCGACTCCATCCGCCACGTGGCCCAGGTGATGGCTCATATCGACAGCGGCGTGGTGCCCGTAGTCGAGGGCGGCAAGGTGATCGGCTTGGTTACGGACCGCGACATCGTCCTGCGGGTGGTCGCCGAGGGGCAAAGCCTCGACTCGCCGATCTCGGAGGCCATGTCAGTCGGCGAAGTGCTGAGCGTCAGGGAAGACGACGTCCTGGCCGACGCGACCGCCAAGATGTCCAGCCACCAGGTCCGCCGACTGGTGGTGCTGAACGACGCCGGGGTCCTGAGCGGCATCCTGTCGCTGGGCGACGTCGCCAAGGACTACGGTGCCAAACAGGTCGGCAAGACGCTGGAAGACATCTCGGCCGAAACGGGTGCCGCGCCGCACTGA
- a CDS encoding HpcH/HpaI aldolase/citrate lyase family protein, translating into MSDIARPRRSALYMPASNAKAVEKARTLDADVIILDLEDAVAPEMKVAAREAAVAAVKAGGFGPREIVIRTNGLDTPWGADDLAAAAEAGPDAVLVPKVNDAADVRAYDAALAAAPAHTRLWTMIETGKAAFHLWEIAAASSSSRLSAWVMGVNDFAKEMRARQTPDRAPFLPLLTLSVAAARAHGLTILDGVHNDIEDLAGLEAVCLQGVDFGFDGKTLIHPKHLEICNRVFSPSPDEIAWSEAVIAAFKAPENAGKGALRVDGKMAERLHLAQAERLVQVAASIAAKVG; encoded by the coding sequence ATGTCCGACATCGCCAGGCCGCGCCGTAGCGCTCTCTACATGCCGGCTTCCAATGCCAAGGCGGTCGAGAAGGCGCGCACCCTGGACGCCGACGTGATCATCCTGGACCTGGAAGACGCCGTCGCCCCGGAAATGAAGGTCGCCGCTCGCGAGGCGGCGGTTGCGGCGGTGAAGGCCGGCGGCTTCGGGCCGCGCGAGATCGTCATCCGCACCAATGGCCTCGACACCCCCTGGGGCGCGGACGACCTTGCGGCCGCCGCCGAGGCTGGACCCGATGCGGTCCTGGTCCCCAAGGTCAATGATGCGGCAGATGTCCGCGCCTATGACGCCGCCCTGGCCGCCGCCCCGGCCCATACCCGGCTCTGGACGATGATCGAGACCGGCAAGGCCGCCTTCCACCTGTGGGAGATCGCCGCCGCCAGCTCTTCGAGCCGCCTGTCGGCCTGGGTGATGGGGGTCAATGACTTCGCCAAGGAGATGCGGGCCCGCCAGACGCCTGACCGCGCACCGTTCCTGCCCCTGCTGACCCTGTCGGTCGCCGCCGCCCGGGCCCACGGCCTGACGATTCTGGACGGCGTGCACAATGACATCGAGGATCTGGCGGGGCTCGAGGCCGTCTGCCTGCAGGGCGTCGATTTCGGGTTTGACGGCAAGACCCTGATCCATCCCAAGCATCTGGAAATCTGCAACCGGGTGTTCTCGCCCAGCCCCGACGAGATCGCCTGGAGCGAGGCGGTGATCGCGGCCTTCAAAGCGCCGGAAAATGCCGGCAAGGGCGCGCTTCGGGTCGACGGCAAGATGGCCGAGCGGCTGCATCTGGCCCAGGCCGAGCGCCTGGTGCAGGTGGCGGCTTCCATTGCGGCCAAGGTGGGTTAG
- a CDS encoding MaoC family dehydratase, with protein sequence MSKTDPGHYFEDFRLGQVLVHATPRTVTAGDVALYTAFYGPRFSLFSSDEVARASGLPAAPVDPLIAFHIVFGKTVPDISLNAVANLGYAEGLFLAPVYPGDTLMAESEVIGLKENSNRKTGVVYVRTTGTNQRGEAVLRYVRWVMVRKRSAEAEVAEQATPKLAEAVAASDLIIPATLDFSKYDYALGGAPHAYEDYEIGEKIDHVDGMAIEEAEHAMATRLWQNTAKVHFNQFERAKDPSGRRLVYGGVVISTAKALSFNGLQNAGLILAINGGRHVSPYFAGATVFAWSEVLDKADLGGGVGALRLRLVATKDRPCDDFPGKDEAGTYNEQVILDFDYWAAVPKRG encoded by the coding sequence ATGAGCAAGACCGATCCAGGCCACTATTTCGAGGACTTCCGGCTGGGTCAGGTGCTGGTGCACGCCACGCCGCGGACCGTCACGGCCGGCGATGTGGCGCTCTACACCGCCTTTTACGGCCCGCGCTTTTCGCTGTTCTCGTCAGACGAGGTCGCCCGGGCCAGCGGCCTGCCTGCAGCGCCGGTCGACCCGCTGATCGCCTTCCACATCGTGTTCGGCAAGACCGTACCGGACATCAGCCTCAATGCCGTGGCCAATCTGGGCTATGCCGAAGGCCTGTTCCTGGCCCCCGTCTATCCGGGCGATACGCTGATGGCCGAGTCCGAGGTGATCGGACTGAAGGAAAACTCCAACCGCAAGACCGGCGTCGTCTATGTGCGCACAACCGGCACCAACCAGCGGGGCGAGGCCGTGCTGCGCTATGTGCGCTGGGTGATGGTGCGCAAGCGCTCGGCCGAGGCGGAGGTGGCCGAGCAGGCGACGCCGAAACTGGCCGAGGCCGTGGCCGCCAGCGATCTGATCATCCCCGCGACCCTCGACTTCTCCAAATACGACTACGCCCTGGGCGGCGCGCCTCATGCCTACGAGGACTATGAGATCGGCGAGAAGATCGACCATGTCGACGGCATGGCCATCGAGGAGGCCGAGCACGCCATGGCCACGCGGCTGTGGCAGAACACCGCCAAGGTCCATTTCAACCAGTTCGAACGCGCCAAGGACCCGTCGGGCCGACGCCTCGTCTATGGCGGTGTGGTGATCTCGACCGCCAAGGCCCTGTCGTTCAACGGCCTGCAGAACGCCGGCCTGATCCTGGCGATCAATGGCGGCCGCCATGTCAGCCCCTATTTCGCCGGGGCCACGGTGTTCGCCTGGAGCGAGGTTCTGGACAAGGCCGACCTCGGCGGCGGCGTCGGGGCGCTGCGCCTGCGGCTGGTGGCGACCAAGGACCGGCCCTGCGACGACTTCCCCGGCAAGGACGAGGCCGGTACCTACAACGAGCAGGTCATCCTCGACTTCGACTATTGGGCGGCGGTGCCGAAACGTGGCTGA
- a CDS encoding DUF2237 family protein yields MTTRYDESARNVLGGELAPCSLDPVTGFYRNGCCETGPHDLGLHTVCAVMTEAFLAFSRAAGNDLSTPRPEFAFRGLKAGDRWCLCAGRWKEALDAGVAPPVVLEASHEEMLAIVPLGVLKDHAAV; encoded by the coding sequence ATGACCACGCGCTATGACGAGTCTGCCCGCAATGTTCTGGGCGGGGAGCTGGCTCCCTGTTCACTGGATCCGGTGACGGGTTTCTATCGCAATGGCTGTTGCGAGACCGGTCCGCATGATCTGGGCCTGCACACGGTCTGCGCCGTGATGACCGAGGCCTTCCTCGCCTTCTCCCGGGCGGCCGGCAATGACCTGTCGACCCCGCGCCCCGAATTTGCCTTTCGCGGCCTGAAGGCCGGCGACCGTTGGTGCCTCTGTGCCGGTCGCTGGAAAGAGGCCCTCGACGCCGGCGTCGCCCCGCCCGTGGTACTGGAAGCCTCGCATGAAGAGATGCTGGCCATCGTGCCCCTCGGGGTGCTGAAGGATCACGCGGCGGTCTAG
- a CDS encoding DUF1993 domain-containing protein: MSISIHQASVPVFIQGLKGLKGVLTKTAAQVEARGWDPEALLKARLYPDMFPLLRQVQIATDFAKGCSARLAGEEVPAWDDVETSFAELIARIDRAIAYVEGLDPAAFAGAEDRDIALTRRGETSVVKGLAYFQGQAQPNFFFHLTTAYAILRHNGVEVGKRDYLGTV; the protein is encoded by the coding sequence ATGTCGATTTCCATCCATCAGGCCAGCGTTCCCGTCTTCATCCAGGGCCTGAAGGGTCTGAAGGGCGTCCTGACCAAGACCGCCGCCCAGGTCGAGGCCAGGGGCTGGGATCCCGAAGCCCTGCTGAAGGCCCGGCTCTATCCCGACATGTTCCCGCTGCTGCGCCAGGTGCAGATCGCCACGGACTTCGCCAAGGGCTGCAGCGCGCGGCTGGCGGGTGAGGAGGTTCCGGCCTGGGATGACGTGGAGACCAGCTTTGCCGAACTGATCGCCCGCATCGACCGGGCCATCGCCTATGTTGAGGGTCTGGATCCGGCCGCCTTTGCCGGTGCCGAGGATCGCGACATCGCCCTGACCCGTCGCGGCGAGACCAGCGTGGTCAAGGGCCTGGCCTATTTCCAGGGCCAGGCGCAGCCCAACTTCTTCTTCCACCTGACCACTGCCTACGCGATCCTGCGCCACAATGGTGTCGAGGTCGGCAAGCGCGACTATCTGGGCACCGTCTAG
- a CDS encoding DUF2794 domain-containing protein produces MALDPQFPSAPSPGGVTFFERRELDQLMRLYGRMVAAGEWRDYGIAGLSDCAVFSIFRHAAEAPLYRVEKRPTLARKQGAWAVIGQGGMILKRGHELAQVLKVFEKGKFSVVD; encoded by the coding sequence ATGGCGTTGGATCCGCAGTTTCCGTCCGCCCCGTCGCCCGGTGGCGTGACCTTTTTCGAGCGGCGCGAGCTGGATCAGCTCATGCGGCTCTATGGCCGAATGGTCGCCGCCGGCGAATGGCGCGACTACGGCATAGCCGGCCTGTCCGACTGCGCGGTGTTCTCGATCTTTCGCCACGCCGCCGAGGCCCCGCTCTATCGCGTCGAAAAGCGTCCGACCCTGGCCCGCAAGCAGGGGGCCTGGGCGGTGATCGGCCAGGGCGGCATGATCCTGAAACGCGGCCACGAACTGGCCCAGGTGCTGAAGGTGTTCGAGAAGGGCAAGTTCTCGGTCGTGGATTAA
- a CDS encoding aldo/keto reductase, whose translation MEYSELGRTGVRVSRCCLGTMTWGSQNSEEEAHAQMDYALERGVNFWDTAEMYSSPPDPKTQGNTERHIGSWLQKTGKRDQIVLASKVAGRGSAFGGLTWMRADGAPTRHTRAQIDAAVEGSLKRLNTDYLDLYQLHWPDRPIRVFGGQTFKDYEQDYETFGDILEALDAHVKKGTLRAIGVSNEFPWGVMRFLAESEGSRHGGGGLPRIASIQNAYHLANRTFEYGLAEIAMREQVGLLAYSPLAQGALTGKYLDGGLPEGSRKALYNRMQRYEGPGAEAAIRAYVDLAAKFGIDPATLALKFCDARQFVTSTIIGATSMAQLKIAIDAFDLTWTDELEKAVNAIHATQPNPCP comes from the coding sequence ATGGAATATTCGGAACTGGGACGAACCGGCGTGAGGGTCTCGCGCTGCTGCCTGGGCACCATGACCTGGGGCTCGCAGAACAGCGAAGAGGAGGCCCACGCCCAGATGGACTACGCGCTCGAGCGCGGGGTCAATTTCTGGGACACGGCCGAGATGTATTCCAGCCCGCCCGATCCTAAGACCCAGGGCAATACCGAACGCCACATCGGCTCCTGGCTGCAGAAGACCGGCAAGCGTGACCAGATCGTCCTGGCCTCCAAGGTGGCCGGTCGCGGCAGCGCCTTTGGCGGCCTGACCTGGATGCGGGCTGACGGCGCCCCCACCCGTCACACCCGGGCCCAGATCGACGCGGCCGTAGAAGGCTCACTCAAGCGCCTGAACACCGACTATCTGGACCTTTACCAGCTGCACTGGCCCGACCGCCCGATCCGGGTATTTGGCGGTCAGACCTTCAAGGACTACGAGCAGGACTACGAGACCTTCGGTGACATTCTCGAGGCCCTCGACGCCCACGTGAAAAAGGGCACCCTGCGGGCGATCGGGGTCTCCAATGAGTTTCCCTGGGGCGTGATGCGCTTCCTGGCCGAGAGCGAGGGCTCAAGACATGGGGGAGGGGGCCTGCCCCGCATCGCCTCGATCCAGAACGCCTATCACCTGGCCAACCGCACCTTCGAATATGGCCTGGCCGAGATCGCCATGCGGGAACAGGTGGGGCTGCTGGCCTATTCACCGCTGGCCCAGGGCGCCCTGACCGGCAAGTATCTGGACGGCGGCCTGCCCGAAGGCTCGCGCAAGGCGCTCTATAACCGCATGCAGCGCTATGAGGGTCCCGGGGCCGAGGCGGCGATCCGCGCCTATGTCGACCTGGCCGCCAAGTTCGGGATCGATCCGGCGACCCTGGCCCTGAAGTTCTGCGACGCCCGCCAGTTCGTGACCTCGACCATCATCGGCGCCACCTCGATGGCCCAGCTGAAGATCGCCATCGACGCCTTCGACCTGACCTGGACCGACGAGCTGGAAAAGGCGGTCAACGCCATCCACGCGACCCAGCCCAATCCCTGCCCCTGA